The following coding sequences are from one Triticum dicoccoides isolate Atlit2015 ecotype Zavitan chromosome 4A, WEW_v2.0, whole genome shotgun sequence window:
- the LOC119284871 gene encoding MFP1 attachment factor 1-like: MGPDELPKAAAAGAEEAAPFSFSIWPPTQRTRDAVVRRLVDTLAGDTLLCKRYGAVPAADAEPAARAIEAEAFDAAAVTGGAAASVEEGIEALQLYSKEVSRRLLDFVKSRSAAAKAEPPAEEALAVKEETSQA; this comes from the coding sequence ATGGGCCCCGACGAGCTCCCCAAGGCCGCCGCCGCCGGTGCCGAGGAGGCCGCCCCGTTCTCCTTCAGCATCTGGCCGCCGACGCAGCGGACGCGGGACGCCGTGGTGCGGCGCCTGGTGGACACGCTGGCCGGCGACACCCTCCTCTGCAAGCGCTACGGCGCCGTGCCGGCCGCCGACGCCGAGCCCGCCGCGCGGGCCATCGAGGCCGAGGCCTTcgacgccgccgccgtcaccggcgGGGCCGCCGCCTCCGTCGAGGAGGGCATCGAGGCGCTGCAGCTCTACTCCAAGGAGGTCAGCCGCCGCCTCCTCGACTTCGTCAagtcccgctccgccgccgccaagGCCGAGCCGCCGGCCGAGGAGGCGCTCGCCGTCAAGGAGGAGACCTCCCAGGCCTGA